In a single window of the Carcharodon carcharias isolate sCarCar2 chromosome 33 unlocalized genomic scaffold, sCarCar2.pri SUPER_33_unloc_2, whole genome shotgun sequence genome:
- the paqr9 gene encoding membrane progestin receptor epsilon, with protein MCSRLRVSVLRTQGQVPARVTESFILSGYRLEFSFTQCLISAFRPTNETGNFWTHFLGLFVFAFHFWELFDHGSRASLLEPFLYPYWSYCVGVGGLLVVSSMAHLFNSMSLLIREICFFIDYGTISVYTVSSSLCYYYYIHHGGQCQGAPATPSQLDSWFEMLYIPCTCLIALLCTMFCCNTRIIWRRHRYTIRTLVFLLPFTISSSPVFYKLYTGTQRSGDTLAFFTRHCFWLLASAIFNISKIPERFCPGKFDIVGHSHQWFHFCTFMSILDELHMIKGEMKIFRTELGPSPTFLHTFGVLLCLQCCTAALITWFSVQAVSTHRISKSQ; from the coding sequence ATGTGTAGCCGGCTGCGGGTGAGCGTCCTGCGGACACAGGGACAGGTTCCGGCCCGGGTCACCGAGAGCTTCATCCTGAGCGGTTACCGGCTGGAATTCAGCTTCACCCAGTGCCTGATCTCCGCCTTCCGCCCTACCAACGAGACCGGCAACTTCTGGACCCATTTCCTCGGCCTTTTCGTCTTTGCATTTCATTTCTGGGAGCTATTCGACCATGGAAGCCGCGCCAGCTTGCTGGAGCCTTTCCTCTACCCCTATTGGAGCTACTGTGTTGGGGTTGGCGGGCTGTTGGTGGTTAGCTCCATGGCTCATCTCTTTAACTCAATGTCCCTGCTCATCAGGGAGATCTGTTTCTTCATCGACTATGGAACCATCAGTGTCTACACAGTCAGTTCTTCCCTCTGTTACTATTACTATATTCACCACGGAGGACAGTGCCAGGGCGCTCCAGCCACTCCGAGCCAGCTGGACAGCTGGTTTGAGATGCTCTACATCCCCTGCACCTGCCTGATCGCACTCCTTTGCACCATGTTCTGCTGTAACACCAGGATAATCTGGCGAAGGCATCGCTATACCATCCGCACTCTGGTCTTCCTGCTGCCTTTCACCATCTCGTCCAGCCCGGTCTTTTACAAACTCTACACTGGCACCCAGCGCTCCGGGGACACCCTGGCCTTCTTCACCCGACATTGTTTCTGGCTGCTGGCCTCAGCAATCTTCAACATCAGCAAGATCCCTGAGCGCTTCTGCCCTGGGAAGTTTGACATCGTGGGTCACAGTCACCAGTGGTTCCATTTCTGCACCTTCATGAGCATCCTGGACGAGCTGCACATGATCAAAGGAGAGATGAAGATTTTCAGGACGGAACTTGGACCTTCGCCCACTTTCCTGCACACCTTCGGGGTGCTGCTCTGTCTTCAGTGCTGCACCGCGGCCCTCATCACCTGGTTCTCGGTCCAGGCCGTGTCGACACATAGGATTTCAAAATCCCAGTAG